From Candidatus Eisenbacteria bacterium:
GCGAGAGTCTGGGAGACTTTCTGCGCCGCACGCTGGCGCTGGGCGCCCGGGAATCGGTGACGCTGGAAGAGGAGCTTTCATTGGTGGAACGTTATTTCGCGATCGAGCGCGTGCGCTTTGGCGAACGCCTCGGGGTGGAACAGATCATCGAGCGCGGCGCCGAGAAGTGCCTGGTGCCGCCGCTGCTCCTCCAGCCGTTGGTCGAGAACGCGGTGAAGCACGGGATCGCTGAACGCATCGAAGGAGGCACCGTCAAGATCGCCGCAGCGGTGAACGAGGGAGCCTTGAAGCTCACGGTCGAGAACGAGGTGGATGAAGACAGCGGCGCCAGGCCCGGGCAGGGAGTGGGACTCGAGAACGTGAGGCGACGGCTGGACGTCGTCTCGGCGCGCGACGCGCGACTCGACACCTCGCGGGAGAATGGGGCGTTCCGCGTGACGCTGACGTTGCCGGCCCGGCCGGCGCCCGCAGATGCCGAGGTGACCCATGGTTGACGACAAGGCGCCGCTCACCGCGGTCGTCGTGGACGACGAAGCGCCGGCGCGCTCGCTGCTCCGCGAGTATCTCGGCGCGCACCCCGACGTGCGCATCGTCGGCGAGTGCGCCAACGGCTTCGACGCCGTCAAGACGATCGGTGAAGTGTCGCCGGACGTGGTGTTCCTCGACATCCAGATGCCCAAGCTCACGGGCTTCGAGGTGCTCGAGCTGCTCGATCCGGGACCCACCGTGGTGTTCTGCACCGCCTACGACGAGTACGCGCTCAAGGCGTTCGAAGTGCACGCCGTCGACTACCTTCTCAAGCCCTTCGGACGCGAGCGCCTTGCCGAGGCCTTGAGCCGGGTGCGCTCACGCCTCGCGGAGGCCCGCGCGAGCGGCGGAAGCGCCGCTTCGGGATCCACGGCCCCGGCGTCCGCGGCGCCGCAGGCGCGCGCGCTGGCAGCATCGGCCCGCCCGCCGGGAAGCTATGCCGAGCGCGTGCTGGTCAAGGACGGCGCCCGGGTCTCGGTGATTCCGGTGGAAAAGGTGGACTACGTGGAGGCGCAGGACGATTACGTGGCGATCCATGTCGAAGGGAAGACCTGGCTCAAGAACGAGACCCTGGCGGAGCTGGCCGACGAGCTCGATCCCGCGCGCTTCGTGCGCATTCATCGCTCGTTCGTCATGAACCTCGAGCGGCTCGCCAGGCTCGAGCTCTATGCCAAGGACAGCCGCGTGGCCATCCTTCACGATGGCAAACAGCTGCCTGTCAGCCGCGCGGGCTACGCGCGCCTCAAGGAGCTGATGTAGTCGCGAACGAGGCGGCTGCCTTGCCAGCCGGAGCGACGCGTCCTAGACTGCTTCACGCCTGATCATTCCCAGAGCCCTCGCATGGAACCCGCGGGCGAGGCGCTCGGGCCGCGGTTCGAATCCGCGCGTTCCAGCTTCCGGAGGCCATGCATGCCGTTCATCATCGCCGAGCCCTGCATCGGGGTGAAGGACAAGTCCTGCGTCGAGGTGTGCCCGGTCAACTGCATCTACGAGGGCGAGGACCAGTACTACATCCATCCCGACGAATGCATCGACTGCCAGGCGTGTGAGGCGGCCTGCCCGGTTCAGGCGATCTTCCCGGACAACGTCCTGCCGGAGAAGTGGCACTCCTTCATCGACAAGAACCGCAAGTTCTTCGAGAACAAGTAGCGCCTTCCGTGTCGAGCCCTTCCGCACCGGCTGGAGCCCTGCCTTCCCGCGAGCAAGCCATCGCTCTCCTCCACGAGTGGATCGAGAACGTCAACCTCCGCAAGCACTGCTACGCCGTCGAGGCCGCGATGCGCGCGTACGCCCGCCACTATGGCGAGGACGAGGAGCGCTGGGGTCTCACCGGGCTGATCCACGACTTCGACTGGGAGCGTCATCCCGACGCCGAGCGGCACCCCATGAAGGGTGTCGAGGTGCTGCGTGAGAAGGGCTGGCCCGAGGACGTGTGCCGGGCGATCCTCGGTCATGCCACCTACACCGGCGTCCCGCGCGACACGCTGATGGCGCGCACGCTGTTCGCGTGCGACGAGCTGTGCGGATTCCTGGTGGCTTGCGCGCTGGTGACGCCGGGCAAGAGCCTCGACCAGGTCGAGGTGGCTTCGGTGAAGAAGAAGATGAAGCGCGCCGACTTCGCCCGCAACGTCAACCGCGAGGACATCCTCGCCGGCACGGCCGAGCTGGGCGTCGACCTCGACCAGCACGTCGCCTTCGTGCTCGCGGCGATGCGAGGGATCAAGCAGGAGCTGGGACTCTAAGCCGCGACGCATGCACCCCGAGTGGCGGCGCGGCGAGTACACCATCAGCGCCGATCCCGCGCGCCTCCCCGTCGAGGCCATCCACGCCTATCTGACCCGGTCCTACTGGGCGGAGGGCATACCGCTCGAGATCGTGCGCCGCTCGCTCCAGCACTCGGTCAACTTCTGCATCTTTCGCGGCGGAGAGCTGGCGGGCTTCGGGCGCGTGATCACCGACCGCGCCACCTTCGGCTACCTCGGCGACGTCTTCGTGCTCGAGTCGCACCGGGGGAAAGGCCTTTCCAAGTGGCTCATGGAGTGGTCCTGCGCGCAGCAATAAGCCATTGCTACGCCGTGGCCATTGCATGGCCAAGCCTGCCCGCCTAGCCGCCCTCGCAAACGCATAGCCGCAGCAACCCGCCCGCCCGTCCTCCGGCCCGAGCATGGGCGAGCCAGGGGCCTTGGATGTAGGCGTAGTGGGCACGTCTGGCCCAAAAGCAGAGGGTCGGTAGGGGCGAGGCAAAATGACGGACTCGCGCCGCACTCGGTTGGCCACCGAGGCCGACCCGTTCAACCGAAAGGAGAGTCGTGGTTGGAGTTCACCGTCAACGTCGAAAGCT
This genomic window contains:
- a CDS encoding response regulator; protein product: MVDDKAPLTAVVVDDEAPARSLLREYLGAHPDVRIVGECANGFDAVKTIGEVSPDVVFLDIQMPKLTGFEVLELLDPGPTVVFCTAYDEYALKAFEVHAVDYLLKPFGRERLAEALSRVRSRLAEARASGGSAASGSTAPASAAPQARALAASARPPGSYAERVLVKDGARVSVIPVEKVDYVEAQDDYVAIHVEGKTWLKNETLAELADELDPARFVRIHRSFVMNLERLARLELYAKDSRVAILHDGKQLPVSRAGYARLKELM
- a CDS encoding ferredoxin gives rise to the protein MPFIIAEPCIGVKDKSCVEVCPVNCIYEGEDQYYIHPDECIDCQACEAACPVQAIFPDNVLPEKWHSFIDKNRKFFENK
- a CDS encoding HD domain-containing protein, which gives rise to MSSPSAPAGALPSREQAIALLHEWIENVNLRKHCYAVEAAMRAYARHYGEDEERWGLTGLIHDFDWERHPDAERHPMKGVEVLREKGWPEDVCRAILGHATYTGVPRDTLMARTLFACDELCGFLVACALVTPGKSLDQVEVASVKKKMKRADFARNVNREDILAGTAELGVDLDQHVAFVLAAMRGIKQELGL
- a CDS encoding GNAT family N-acetyltransferase encodes the protein MHPEWRRGEYTISADPARLPVEAIHAYLTRSYWAEGIPLEIVRRSLQHSVNFCIFRGGELAGFGRVITDRATFGYLGDVFVLESHRGKGLSKWLMEWSCAQQ